Genomic window (Lycium barbarum isolate Lr01 chromosome 2, ASM1917538v2, whole genome shotgun sequence):
GGTGTTAGGGACATCGTCGATCTAGCGTCGTTCTGATGTATTTAAGCTCCAGGTGAAGGAATGAAAACAAGCTCTGTTTTCGTTGTCATCGAGGTTTTcttctaaaagaaaaaaaaaaaaaaggaacttaCACTAATTTGTGGTATGAGATTAGGTTTCTATGTATATTATACTGGACATAGTTGAAGAGGTGTACAAAATTTGCAACTCCTACTGATATAATCTACTGGTGTATCCTTATCGGCGACGACGCCGTTGCCGACGGTGGAAAATCTCCGTGTTGTATTtaagatctgagtgtattttatttATTGTATCTCAAATTTGAGGCCAACTCCACAAATTCAGTTTTgcaggcatgaataatcttcaacgttctcaacatttcatcattAAACTTTGcaggtcttcattcggctttgacccgaaaaatttcggaggattcaaaatcatgaaatcacgggctctggtactagctgccctatcacttggaccatcattctgccgctgtgcctgggcggcaactaactgtatcaataaatgaatagcctagatcacttgttgacccgaagcagccggtggaggaactggagttgAAGCTCCtctttgttcttctacattgggcagggtggaggaagtattagatggggcctcattatgtgattcgccctcttctacattcattggcggctctctttctacccgtcttttcattgtagtcttgcccttctgggcggctgtagcttttccctttggcggcatttctgaaatcatagcacactattaaggaggagaaaatcttataacacagctctatcgcacgatctcataagatgaaagatggtcatttttcctaaatgccctgtagcctcctgtttattagtgtggtgcgcaacacaccataaacaagactctactagacacagctcgtaaacacttcttaggactgaacgggtacccgtcatggcccctagtcgggtcgtgacattgtgAATATTGTAGGAGCGCGAAATGATGGCAAATTAATTGGAGTAATTATTTTTATATGGTGTTCTGATAGTAAGATAATCAATTGATTTGGTGATGGTCGATTTAGAGGGATGAAGGAAGGTGGTTGAGAAATATAATGGTCAAATATGATTTATTTTGCAAAGTTTAAGGGTAGATTTGGACTGTTTTGTATAGTTTAAGGACAAATTTGATTATTTTCCTGACAAGGTCCACATGTTAAAAGCTTATGTCATGAGTCAATAAGGACAAATATAATTTAACATTTTTTAAGGACGGAAGTAAATCAGACTCAATTATTGACAAGAGCAAATTTGGACCATTTCCTTTCTTAATCCATAAATTAAATATATtcacataaaaataaaataaaacggaTGAAGTATTTTTAATGTAAAAACAAATAGTTAGCGATGTAAAATTTGTATTTCTAAAAATTACAAGGATTAAACACATATTTAATGTTGACAACATGatgattgaaaaaaaaatcatttaaccATACAAACTTAAGGTAACTATAGCATGGTCGGCAATTTATTGATCATCAATTGTTACTAAAAGTATCATCAACTCACGTTATTTGAAATAAAACGAAGGACCAAAAATGATTGTAGTCGACAGAATATAGTAATTTTTAATGGAGATTTTAAGTTTagattttaaataattttttattgttAGAAAGTGCTTCCTTATAATTAAACTTTTTATTATTATACGATAGAAATGCAAATATTAGAAGGAAGCAGATAAAgaggaaaaggaaaggaaaatgcgCCAGCACATGGAGTATAATCAATCAGGTGTAGCCGTACCTACCCTCCACCTATTATAAGCTTTCTCCAATTTCATCGGTCCTCCACTCCCCCAGCCCCTTTTTTCCAAACCAAATTATGGATGCCCGTCGGAGACCTCCCAAGCCCTCTAAAAGAGCTTCCTCCACCGGCCCCCTCCGTCGGTCTCCTTCCCCTGCCCCTAAAGCTTCTGATGCCCTCCCCCTCCCTTTATACCTCACCAACGGCGTTTTCTTCACCCTCTTCTTCTCTGTCGCCTATTACCTTCTTCACCGCTGGCGTGACAAGATCCGTAGCTCCACCCCTCTCCACGTCGTCACTCTCTCCGAACTCGCTGCCATCCTCTCTCTCATTGCCTCTTTCATTTACCTCTTAGGTTTCTTTGGCATTGATTTCGTACAATCCTTTATTGCCCGTGCTTCTCACGACGCTTGGGATATTGAAGACGAAGACCATTCCCCGGCCAGATTTATGGATCCTCCACCACCTCTTCCTTCTCAAGACGATGACGACCTTGTTAAATCTGTTGTTTCTGGTGAGATTCCTTCTTATTCCCTTGAGTCTCGGCTTGGGGATTGTTATCGAGCGGCTTCTATTCGGCGTGAAGCGGTGCAGAGGCTTACTGGGAGGTCTCTCGATGGGCTACCGCTTGAGGGGTTTGATTACCAGTCCATTTTAGGCCAGTGTTGTGAGATGCCTATAGGGTATGTTCAAATTCCAGTGGGGATTGCTGGGCCTTTGTTGCTTAACGGATGTGACTACTCTGTTCCCATGGCCACTACAGAAGGGTGTTTAGTTGCCAGTACTAATAGAGGTTGCAAGGCTATATATGCTTCCGGTGGAGCTACAAGTGTCCTTTTTAGGGATGCCATGACAAGGGCTCCCGTCGTCAAGTTCCCGACGGCTAGTAGGGCGTCCGAATTGCTGTTTTTCTTGGAAGAACCTGCTAATTTTGATACCTTAGCCGTGGTTTTCAACAAGTAAGTCCTTTTCTACTGAATATTTTATGTTGTCACTTTCTTTGCCCCCCCAAAAAATgttatatttttgttgttgtcATCTTAAAAATGCAGTCTTTACAACCTTAGCTTCAACTTCCTGGCAACTTGCTGTTAAAAATTTGATTTTCTTGGTGTTAAATCAACATCAGATAACTGTTGGGTAAAGGTGACTTTTTCATTCATAAATGAGATATTGGCTTTTTGCTAATGAATTTTATGTTTCCTTGAGATTTAACTTGTTTAATATGGTTCGGCTCTTTTCTGCATTCAAGCATCATTAACTCGATTATTAAGTTCTTCACTGCTCAGTAAGTAGTTATTGCATTAGAATATATGCCAAAATTGGCGAAAGATAGAACACAATAAAAGCAAGAGATTCAAATGAGCAATACCAACTAATAGGGATCAACACTTAGTCCATTTCAAAAAGGGTCAAGACTTAGCCTGGTGTACTTGCATTTGGTCCAGTATTTACTAGGATTATTAGTATGTTTACAGATTTGTATGTCTTTGGAAAATGTAGAAAAGAGAACCCAAACTATTTaatattgaaatgaaatgaatCTAAATGGGTAATGAAGATTCGTATACATATCCCTGGAAGCTTGGGGCCGAGGCTTAGTAGTAGTTGTAATATTCTCTTGGTCATCTTCCAGATTCTTGACTTTCCATATTCTTCTTTTTTGATGCAGATCGAGCAGATTTGCCAGGCTCCAGAAGATTCAGTGCTCACTTGCAGGGAGAAATCTTTACATCAGGTTCAGCTGTGGCACAGGGGATGCCATGGGAATGAACATGGTATCAAAGGCTGTTCAGAACGTTCTCGAGTTCCTTCAGGATGAGTTCCCAGACATGGAAGTAGGTGGTATATCTGGTAAGCTATTGTAACTTTTATCCAATGATGGCTTACTGCAATTAAAAATTCTTATTTGTACCGTGGCCTTTCATATCCCCTGGGATCATTCTGAAAGTTAACTAAGCTATTATTTTATAATATGTTGTGTGGAAATTCATGAGAACTCCCTATTGATTTGATGATTTCATCATAGGCTGTTTTTTCAACTATGAGTGCGCTCTTCCCAGCGGTTGTATTTCTCGTAATCACCAATGAAGTTCTTGCATCTCTATTGCATGCTTGCTTCTATACCTTACTGACTGCCACTTGTCTCATGTTGCAGGGAATTTCTGTTCTGATAAGAAGCCTGCTGCTGTGAACTGGATTCAAGGGCGTGGAAAGTCAGTTGTATGTGAAGCAATGATTTCTGGAGAAGTGGTGGAGAAAGTATTGAAAACTTCTGTATCTGCTCTTGTAGAGCTCAACGTGATCAAGAATCTTACCGGCTCTGCTATTGCTGGCGCTCTCGGTGGGTTTAATGCACATGCTTCCAATATTGTCTCTGCCATTTTCATTGCCACTGGGCAGGATCCAGCACAAAATATTGAGAGTTCTCATTGCATTACCATGATGGAGGCTATCAATGATGGGAAGGATCTTCACATATCCGTCACCATGCCGTGCATTGAGGTAATTTTCATTCTGTAATATATCTTTGATAGCTATTATATGGTGAAAAGCCAGTTAGTACCTCACAGAGCCGTGTGCTGTACAAATTTCCTTCTGATAGAAATGGCTCTTTTATTGTTAATTCTTATAAACAAGCATGGTTTGTCTAGGTTGGTACCGTTGGTGGTGGGACTCAACTTGCTTCTCAATCCGCGTGCCTGAATCTGCTCGGTGTTAAGGGCGCATGCAGAGAAACCCCTGCATCGAACTCGAGGCTCCTGGCAGCCATAGTGGCCGGTTCTGTTTTGGCTGGGGAGCTGTCACTGATGTCTGCCATTGCATCTGGCCAGCTTGTTAAAAGCCACATGAAATATAACAGATCAAGCAGGGATATGAGCACGGTTACCTCATAGAGTCTTGAAATTATTAGCAAGTTCCTTGCAAATCAACTTGAAAGATATGCGAGGAGACTAGAAGTTTAAGTTGAAACCGAGGTGTGGGGTGGAGCAAGCAACGCACATCTGCTTCTGCAGTCCGCGTTAGCTGTAACTTTTTTTGGAAGCATGTGAAATCAGGGAAGGCGAACACGGTTGACTTTACTTCAGTGTCCCCGTTGAAGCATTATCCAAGTTGTATTTTGTTACCCAATCTTGCTTATCCCCTCTTGATCAGTATTTGTTCTCATTTTTCAGCATTGGTGTATTGTTGTTTCTGCAGTTTTGGTATTTGTTATTATTTCATTGTACAGTTTGGTAATGTGCAAGTACCAAGTGAAGGAATTTGTCAGTTTCGCTCAATTCATTAGGATGTAATGTTCCAAAGCATGCGCAAGTAGTATTCTGATCCTTGAGAATATACATCAAACGAAGGGTGATTGAGGCCATTATAGCTGGAAGGTACTACTAAATATCGGTAACTTATGAACATATATTTGGTTTTAGAAAGAGTCAGATACGGCAAATAGTAACTTAGTTGCTTTGTTGGGTTGGGGATTTGGTTACGAATGTGATATTGCAAGTGGAATTATATTTGCAAGGAGTTCATTTAGTGGACCAAATCGTCAATTGCGGTGCATGACTAAACGTGGATTGGCCTACTAAGGGGTCCCGAGCTCTGCAGTCCGCTAGAAAAAGGGAGCGGTCCAACTTTATAACGTTTAGGCATGATATGATGTTTGGCTCGTTCCACTTTGATAAAAGATTTATTCGTGTACTCGATATTTATATCAAATTAATAGATGCAAAGCATAGATATTTTACGCACATGTGGTGTTGGACTTATATTTCAAGGACTATGGTCGGCTTACCGACCTGTCAGTTAGTCATCTTCTTCTACTAGTAGTTCACAATAATACAAACATGTGGTGTTGGACCCATTGTTGCTTTGTTGGTGCCAACATACTTTGGTGGAACAAAAGCATGTTTACCAATTCCAACTATTCATCTTGTGCTATACCATCATCATCTGAGATTTAAAATTAGTGAAACTAGAGTTATTGCAATTATATAAACATTTCAAATTGAACTTAGTTGGTGCGA
Coding sequences:
- the LOC132628261 gene encoding 3-hydroxy-3-methylglutaryl coenzyme A reductase 1, which produces MDARRRPPKPSKRASSTGPLRRSPSPAPKASDALPLPLYLTNGVFFTLFFSVAYYLLHRWRDKIRSSTPLHVVTLSELAAILSLIASFIYLLGFFGIDFVQSFIARASHDAWDIEDEDHSPARFMDPPPPLPSQDDDDLVKSVVSGEIPSYSLESRLGDCYRAASIRREAVQRLTGRSLDGLPLEGFDYQSILGQCCEMPIGYVQIPVGIAGPLLLNGCDYSVPMATTEGCLVASTNRGCKAIYASGGATSVLFRDAMTRAPVVKFPTASRASELLFFLEEPANFDTLAVVFNKSSRFARLQKIQCSLAGRNLYIRFSCGTGDAMGMNMVSKAVQNVLEFLQDEFPDMEVGGISGNFCSDKKPAAVNWIQGRGKSVVCEAMISGEVVEKVLKTSVSALVELNVIKNLTGSAIAGALGGFNAHASNIVSAIFIATGQDPAQNIESSHCITMMEAINDGKDLHISVTMPCIEVGTVGGGTQLASQSACLNLLGVKGACRETPASNSRLLAAIVAGSVLAGELSLMSAIASGQLVKSHMKYNRSSRDMSTVTS